The Morococcus cerebrosus sequence GCGCATATAGCACAACTCTTCGATAAGCTCTGCCTGTGTTTTTTCTTGGTCGGGTTTATCTGCGATGAAGGGGTTTTTGCGGTGGTCGGTCATGGTTTTGGATTGGGGATGTTCGAGTGCGCCGATGCCGCCTTCTTGATGGGCGCGTATCCATCGCCGCAGGTGGGTTCGGGAGATGCCGTAGTGGTCTGCGGTACGCTGTTGGCTGCGTATATGCAAGTAGTGGAGTACGGCTTGGTATTTGAAGTGTAATGTATATTTGCTCATAAAAAAACTGCACCTTGTGAGTTGGAGGGGATGTGTCCAACTTTTGGGGTGCAGTTCAAAATTTTCAGACGGCCTTTTCCTCATCAATCCGCTTTTAACGGAACAAATCCAATGCCTTGACGAACACCATCACTACGCCGTAAGCCAGCGGGACACCGACCAAAGTCCAACGCCACCAAACCGAAAAACCGCCTGCCGCAACTTTTTCCTGCAGCAAGTAGGCATCAGAAACGGCGGTTTCGTCATCGGGATTGCCGCTGTGCGCCGCTGTTTTAATGTCGGTTTCGTGGTGTTTTTCATGAACCGATCTGACGGCAAGGTTGCACAGCAAACCGACAATCAACAATCCTGCCATGATGTACATGGTAACGCCGTATGCCTGCGCGGCGGGAACACCGCTGTCGATTTGGCTTTGGCGGATGTAGTTCACCAAAACCGGACCGATCACGGCAGCGGTTGACCACGCCAGCAAAATACGTCCGTGAATCGCGCCGACCTGATAAGTACCGAACAAGTCTTTCAAATAAGCCGGAATCGCGGCAAAACCGCCGCCATACATGGAAATGATGACGCAGAATCCAATAATAAACAAAGCCTTGTTTCCACTTTCGCCAATGGACGGAACGGCAAAATACAGCAGCGAACCGAGTACGAAAAAGATGGTGTAGGTATTTTTACGTCCGAGTTTGTCGGAAACGCTGGACCATAAAAACCGCCCGCCCATATTGAACAGGCTCAAAAGGCTGACGAAACCTGCCGCCGCCCCAGCGCCGATTGCCGCTTGTTTGCCGACCGACGCCTCTGAAAACAGCTCCTGAATCATGACCGAAGCCTGCCCCAAAACGCCGATACCAGCAGTCACGTTCAGGCACAACACCCAAAACAACAGCCAAAATTGCGGCGTTTTCATCGCTTGGGAAACATTGACATGATTGCTGCTGACCAGCTTGTTTTTCACTTTCGGCGCGACATAGCCTTCAGGTTTCCAACCCTCCGCCGGCACGCGGATGGTGAAGGCGCCGAACATCATCAACACAAGGTAAAACAGTCCCAACACGACAAAAGTCGGGGCGACGCCGACCGACACGTCGTCTGAAAACGCATTCATCAATGATACGGACAACGGCGAAGCAAGCATCGCACCGCCGCCGAACCCCATAATCGCCAAACCCGTCGCCATGCCCGGTTTGTCGGGAAACCACTTCATCAAAGTGGACACAGGCCCGATATAGCCCAGCCCCAAGCCGATGCCACCGATCACGCCGTTGCCCAAATACAGGAGAAACAGATTATGCGTACTGACGCCGAGTGCCGACACAAAAAAGCCCAAGCTGAAACAGCACGCCGCGACAAACATCGCCTTGCGCGGGCCGACACGCTCCATCCAAGTGCCGAACAAAGCAGCAGACGCGCCCAACATAGCCAGCGCGATACTGAAAATCCAGCCCACAGTCGTCAGCTTCCAATCTCCGGCTGCCGATTCGGTAATGCCGATAAGCTTGGTCAGCGGCGCGTTAAACACGGAATACGCATAAATCTGCCCGATGGCAAGATGCACCGCCAAAGCGGCAGGCGGCACCAGCCAACGGTTGAAACCCGGCTTGGCAATCGTCGCCTCACGGTCTAAAAATTTCATAAAAGCCTCTTGATGTCGAATGAAAAACAGCGTTCTCCGCGAGGAAAACGCCTTAAATTGTTGACAATATTGTACCACGCTTCCGCATGGGCTTTACTCCGCTTAACATGAGTTTTTTGAGTAAGAAAGAGAAAAATCATTCATAATATGGACTTACTCCCACCTAATCATGCACGCTCCAACATGACTTTTATCGCCCTCACCAATATTTTTCTGATTGTCTTATTTGTTTTCACCATGCTGTTCGTTCGGTGGCGCAACCGTAAACTCAAGCAAGCATACCTCGCACGGCTTCTGAAACAGCCCGAAACTTTCGAATGGCTCTCACACAATCTGAGCGGCGATGAGGTCAAAGATATTCAAGCAATCCACACACATTTTGGTTTGCCATTACAGGAATCCAAACAACTCATTAATATTTTCCGCAGTCAAAATCCCGGAAAAATGTAACGCCTATTTTCAGACGACCTTGGATTCGGATTTCAAGTGCAACACTAGGGTACCAGTGGTTGGAACAGATTTAAGAATAAAACACTTGGCGTTTCGTAGCCAAGTGTTTTTCTCGGCCGGTGGTTCAACTCATCTTGAACCCTGCGTATCTCCCGATCGCTGATGTTTCGGAAATCGGTTTGTTTGGGGAAATATTGCCGGATGAGTCCATTGGTGTTCTCATTCAGCCCTTTCTCCCAAGAATGGTAAGGGCGGCAAAAATAGGTTTTCGCCTTCAAGGCTTTGGCTATTTTGGTGTGTTGGTAGAACTCTTTGCCGTTATCCATGGTGATGGTGTGGACTCTGGCTTTATATGCCTTTAATACCCTAATGGCCGCCCGGGCAGTGTCTTCGGCTTTTAAGTTCTTTAATTTGCAGATGATGGTGTAGCGGGTAGTGCGTTCGACCAAGGTCAATAACGCGCTTTTCTGATTTTTGCCGACGATGGTGTCGGCCTCCCAATCGCCGATGCGGGTTTTCCGGTCGACGATAGCAGGTCGGTTCTCTATGCCGACGCGGTCGGGCACTTTGCCTCTGGTCCATGTGCTGCCGTAGCGTTTGCGGTAGGGTTTGCTGCATATTCTGAGGTGTTGCCACAAAGTGCCGCCGTTGCTTTTGTCTTGGCGAAGGTAGCGGTAAATGGTGCTGTGATGGAGTGTGATCCCGTGGTGTTTATGCAGGTAGGCACATACTTGTTCGGGACTGAGTTTGCGGCGGATAAGGGTGTCGATGTGTTGAACCAGCTGCGAATCGAGCTTATAGGGTTTTCGCCGGTGCTGTTTGGTCAGCCGGCTTTGCTTCTGTGCTTTTTCGGCGCTGTATTGCTGTCCTTGGATGCAGTGCCGCTTGATTTCTCGGCTGATGGTGCTTTTGTGGCGGTTGAGCTGTTTGGCGATTTCGGCGATGGTGCAGTGGCGGGACAGGTATTGGATATGGTATCGTTCGTCTTGGGTCAGTTGTGTGTAGCTCATGGCAATCTTTCTTGCAGGAAAGGCCGTATGCTACCGCATACTGGCCTTTTTCTGTTATGGAAAGTTGCACTTCAAATGCGAATCCGCCGACCTCGACTTCCCCATTAAGCAACCATTCAAGCCCAAATCCCTCCGCTTGAAAAATATTTTGCTATTGACTGCATTTTTGTGTTAAATAACGTAATCTGTCACTAAACAATAATATCTCATTATGGCAAACATTAAACTCAAAACACATACTTCTTACATCCTGCTCGCTTCCGCATTGCTTTCCGGCTGCCATACTTATCAGGTAGACCAAAGCCGTCGCAGCAAAATCGCGCAATTTGCCATCAACCACCCTGTTGCGGCGCAAGTGATCGGCGTTGAAGACAAAAACTCGACCAACCTGACCAGTAACGCCGCACGCTTTGCTACCCGGACCGGTTTAGACGACCTCGCCAACGGCGAAGGACGCGGGACACAGGTCAATGCCGTCCGTCAGGCCTTATGGCAGGCCGCTATTTCCTCTCAATTCGACAGCGAAATTGCCAACAGGGCCGGCAATGCCTACCTGTCCGACATGGAAATTCGAGAGGGTAAAACCGATTATTACAGCCGTTTCCTTGCCGACCAAGCCGTCGATCAGCGCAACAACCGTATCGGACGCAGTATCGGCAGCGGCAAGCCCGGTGCGGACATGAAAGCACTCCTGCAAAGCGTTTTGTTCTACTACCACAAGGTAGGACTGTGGACTGCCTCCGAAGTTAAAGCCTCCGGCCGCAAAGTATGGAGAATCAGCCAAGAAAAATTAAGTGAAGCAGAATACCGCCGCGCTTTGAAAAACATCGCTCCGCTGAACACCAACGGAATGTTGCCGAACGAACAAAACCTCAAAACAGATACGTTCAAAGAAATTAAAAAAACAGTCAAAGTGATTACCAAAGTCGAAGACTGATTCGTATCAACATTCTATCTACTGCTTCAGTAATCGCCCAAAACAGCGTAAACTGTAACAAACCCATTTTCAGACGACCCCTGCTTGCAAAGAGGTCGTCTGAAAACATTTCTCCTGCCGATTCAGCCGTTTCCAAAAGGACAAAGGACGATTATGAACTTCCCACCGCGTTACGTTTCCGCCACCCGTATGCGCCGAATGCGCAAAGATGACTTCTCCCGCCGCCTGATGCGCGAGCATACCCTGACCGCAGACGATTTGATTTACCCCGTTTTCGTACTCGAAGGCAGCAACCAAGAAGAAGCCGTCCCTTCCATGCCCGGCGTGAAACGGCAAAGCCTGGACAAATTATTGTTCACCGCCGAAGAAGCTCTCAAGCTCGGTATCCCTATGTTGGCACTCTTTCCCGTCGTTACCCGAAATAAAACCGACTTGGCGGAAGAAGCCTACAACCCCGAAGGACTCGTTCCTACCATCGTACGCACCCTGCGCGAGAAATTCCCCGAACTCGGCATCATGACCGATGTCGCCCTCGACCCCTACACCATCCACGGGCAAGACGGGCTGACCGATGAAAACGGCTACGTCCTCAACGACGAAACCATCGAAGTTTTGGTGAAACAAGCATTGTGCCACGCCGACGCAGGCGCGCAGGTCGTCGCCCCGTCCGACATGATGGACGGCCGCATTCTCGCCATCCGCGAAGCCCTTGAAGACGCAGGACACATCCACACCCGCATCATGGCGTATTCCGCCAAATACGCTTCCGCATTTTACGGCCCGTTCCGCGATGCGGTCGGCAGTTCCGGCAATCTGGGCAAAGCCGACAAGAAAACCTACCAAATGGACCCCGCCAATACCGACGAAGCCCTGCACGAAGTCGCCCTCGACATTCAGGAAGGCGCGGATATGGTGATGGTCAAACCCGGCCTGCCCTATCTTGACGTTGTCCGCCGCGTCAAAGACGAGTTCGGCGTACCGACCTACGCCTACCAAGTTTCCGGCGAATACGCCATGCTTCAAGCCGCCATTCAAAACGGCTGGCTGGACGGCGAAAAAGTCATACTCGAAAGCCTGCTCTCCTTCAAACGCGCCGGTGCCGACGGTATTCTGACTTATTACGCTCTCGAAGCCGCCAAATTGCTGAAAAAATAAAACACACATAACGGCATTGGTTTTCCTGTAAGTTAGCCCAATGCGCTGGATATAGTAAATTCGGCAAAAGGCTGGTTGAAAGGCAAAAGGTCGTCTGAAAATTTTCAGACGACCTTTCTTGAATACACTTTCCCGATAACTAATTTACTATTCACGATCGACCCTTGTTAATTTCAATACTGCCAACATATCCACCAGCATGCCAAAGGACGCAGCTTAGATTTTCAAGTAAAATCTACCTCGTCTGAAACACACTCAATCTCTCAGTAAGGAAAACATCATGAGCAACCATCACAAACTCATTATCCTCGGCTCAGGTCCTGCCGGCTACACCGCCGCCGTCTATGCCGCCCGCGCCAACCTCAAGCCCGTCATCATTACCGGCGTCGAACAGGGCGGACAACTGATGACCACCACCGAAGTCGACAACTGGCCCGCCGATGCCGAAGGCGTACAAGGCCCTGAACTGATGGCGCGTTTCCAAGCCCATGCCGAACGCTTCGGCACCGAAATGATTTTCGACCAAATCCACACCGTCGATTTGCAAAACCGCCCCTTCACCCTCAAAGGCGACATGGGCGAATACACCTGCGACGCCCTGATCGTCGCCACCGGCGCATCCGCCAAATATCTAGGGCTGCCCAGCGAAGAAACCTTTGCCGGCAAAGGCGTATCCGCCTGTGCGACCTGCGACGGTTTCTTCTATAAACAGCAAGATGTAGCTGTCATCGGTGGCGGCAATACTGCCGTAGAGGAAGCCCTTTACCTTGCCAACATCGCTAACACCGTTACCCTGATCCACCGCCGCGACAGCTTCCGCGCCGAAAAAATCATGGTGGACAAACTCATGCAGCGCGTTGAAGAAGGCAAAATCATCCTCAAGCTCAACAGCAATCTGGATGAAGTCTTGGGCGACGAAGGCGGCGTTACCGGCGCTCGTTTGAAACACAATGACGGCACTACCGAAGACATCGCCGTCAAAGGCGTTTTCATCGCCATCGGCCATAAACCCAACACCGACATTTTCAAAGGCCAGCTCGATATGGACGAAACCGGCTACCTGAAAACCAAAGGCGGTACGGGCGACAACGTCGGCGCGACTAACATTGAAGGAGTATGGGCGGCAGGCGACGTCAAAGACCATACTTACCGCCAAGCCATCACCAGCGCGGCCTCAGGTTGCCAAGCCGCACTTGATGCCGAACGCTGGCTCGACCGCCAAGGGTTGTAAAACAACTCTGTACCGGGTAAAGACAGTTCGATTAGACTCATTCCAAACGGACAGGCTGCGAACCCAATGTCCATATGGCATTCTAAAAAGTAAAGCATAAGAAAAGGTCGTCTGAAACATTTTTAGCGAAACCCGCTATGTTTGTTTTCAGACGACCTCGTTGTTTAAATCAGGGGATTTCAAACAAAGCAATCACATTACACCCCTTTAATTCTGGCGACTGTTATTCCTGCCCGGTTAAAAAAACCCTAAGAGCGTGTTCATAGTCTTCGTAGCAGGACTCCCAAGAAAGCCAAAGCTACCATTTGCAGACTGGTACTCAACTTACGCTCGCAGTTTTTCCAAAGCCGCCTGTTCTTTTCCAACCAGGAAAAGCTGCGCTCTACTACCCATCGCTTCGGCAATACTGCAAAACGGTGAAATTCGTTTCGTTTGGCAATCTCTACCTCCGCACCAATCAACTCCTGTACCGACGAAGCAAATGCCTTACCCGTGTAACCACCGTCAGCAAGGATTTTTTGTATCGCACCAAGATTATCCCGCCCACGTTCCAATGCCACCAGGCAGCCTTTTCTATCCGTAACATCCGCCGTCGTTACCGCAAGGGCATGCGGCAAACCTTGCGTGTCAACCGCTATATGTCGCTTGATACCGCTAACCTTCTTGCCCGCATCGTAGCCTTTTTCCATGGCGGTATCCGTGTTCTTCACACTCTGCGCATCAATAATCAGGAAAGTAGTTGCTTCATGGCGCCCCTGCTTGCGGCGCTCCGCAACTACCTGATTTTTTTAATGCTTCCTCAAGGATGCTGATGCCACTCTCGCGTGGTTCGGTCCATCTCTGGAAGTAGGAATGCACGGTGCGCCATTTGGGGAAGTCGCCCGGCAAAGCGTGCCAGGAGCAGCCAGTGCGTTGCAGGTAGAGAATGGCACAAAAGACATCGTACAAGTCCACCTGGCGTGGCGCTGTGCGTTTACGGGCACTTTCCAGCAGGGGAAGGAGAGGCGCAAATTGCTCGCGACTGATATCGCTTGGGTAGGTTTTTCTGTTCATGCCGATAGTTTACAGCAGAGGCTGAGACAATGAACACGTTCTAAAAAAGTCGTCTGAAACCTTTTCAGACGACCTTTCAAATTACGGTAGAAGCAAATCAAAGATAAACGATTTCGCCGCTACGCCCCCTGCTCTCTTCACTTGCCCACCAAACAAACTGGGGCAATACGTCTTCGTAGTTTTTACGTTCGCTCTTCGATTCGCCGGGATGGGATTTGATGCGCTGCGGAGAATTAATCGGACCGGGGACCAAAACATTGGCACGCAGGTTTTCAAAGCGTTCCCATTCGTCGGCGGCAACTTTACACAAATAATTCAATGCGGCTTTGGATGCACCGAAACCGCCCCAGTAAGCTTTCGGGGTTTCGCCGTGGCTTTCGCCGACGAAGATGACGGACGCGTCGGGCGACTGCTTCAGCAGCGGAAGCAGCGCGCGGGTCAGACCCATCGGTGCAACGGTGTTGATACGGTATTGGTTGACCCATTCGGCGACGGTTTGAAAATCCAAAGGCGAGAGCGCGTAAAAATAGCTGGCGCAATGGACGATACCGTCGAGTTTCCCCTGAATCGCTTCGCCGATGGTTGCGGCAAACTGCTCGAATTCTTTTTCTTCCGCGCCGATTAAATCGAAACAAATGGCAAACGGCTCGGGACAGCCTGCTTCGACAATCGCATCATAAACTTTTTCCAGCTTTTTTTGATGGCGCGCAACCAAAATCACGGTCGCCCCCGCTTCGGCATAGGCTTTGGCCACCTGTTCGCCCAAGCCTTGCGATGCTCCGGTTACCAGAATCGTTTTATTTTGCAATGTCGGCATAATTCTTCCTTGATTGTGAAATTTGAGGGATTTAGGGTATTTTAACGGTTTGCCGTGTCTTGTAAAGGCAATCGGAATAGGTCGTCTGAAACTCGGATTTGAGTTTCAGACGACCTTTATATTAACCCGAAATCTGCCAAACACATTTCCGCAGCCGTCAAACCCGACTGTACCGCCGCTTCCAGCGTAGCCGGATAGCGCGGGTGCAGGTAGTCGCCTGCCGGATAGATACGCCGCTGGTGCAACCAAGCAAAATCAGGAGTAGCGGAATCGGGCGTGCAGGCTGTGGTTGCGCGTTTTTCGGTGATGACGCGGACAGCTTCGGGTTCGTCCAAATAAGGGCAGATGCGTTTTACGTCGGCATGGACTTTCTCTGCCCACTCTTGGCTTTTAAACGCGCCGACATGGTCGGAAACGCTGATGACGGCGGCGACTTCATTTGTCGGCAAACCAAGTGCGCCGCGATACACCAGCCATTGCGCCGTACCGTCGGCAAATCCGGTCAGCGGCGCGGGCAGATGGACGGGAACGGCATAGCGAAGATAGACGGTAGTAATTGAGTGATAACGGAGATTTTGATAGGTCGTCTGAATATAGTCCGGGGTATCTTCAGGGAAAAGATGAACGGCATGATACGGCGCAACCGCAACAATAACGGCATCAAAAACCTCGTCATTCACAACGACACGTCCGTCAGGAAGGTTTTTCAGACGACCTACGCGGGTTTCAAGACGGATGTCCGCACCGTATTGCTTGAGTTTTGCCAACGCAGGTTCGGCGATGATTGCGCCTAAATCGCGCTTGGGCAAAAGGTAGTCGCTGCCGGATTTATCCGCCCATACGCCGTCGGACAAAACATTGCACAACACCCGCAAACTTGCATGTTCCAAAGGCGTATTGAGCGCGCCCCACACCAGCGGCTGCCAAAACTCTGCAACCAGCCTGCGCGGGACATTGCGCTGCCGCAGCCATTGGGCAA is a genomic window containing:
- a CDS encoding helix-turn-helix domain-containing protein, whose product is MSKYTLHFKYQAVLHYLHIRSQQRTADHYGISRTHLRRWIRAHQEGGIGALEHPQSKTMTDHRKNPFIADKPDQEKTQAELIEELCYMRAEAAYLKELKALSQKQTEKDKAKPSKH
- a CDS encoding L-lactate MFS transporter, with the translated sequence MKFLDREATIAKPGFNRWLVPPAALAVHLAIGQIYAYSVFNAPLTKLIGITESAAGDWKLTTVGWIFSIALAMLGASAALFGTWMERVGPRKAMFVAACCFSLGFFVSALGVSTHNLFLLYLGNGVIGGIGLGLGYIGPVSTLMKWFPDKPGMATGLAIMGFGGGAMLASPLSVSLMNAFSDDVSVGVAPTFVVLGLFYLVLMMFGAFTIRVPAEGWKPEGYVAPKVKNKLVSSNHVNVSQAMKTPQFWLLFWVLCLNVTAGIGVLGQASVMIQELFSEASVGKQAAIGAGAAAGFVSLLSLFNMGGRFLWSSVSDKLGRKNTYTIFFVLGSLLYFAVPSIGESGNKALFIIGFCVIISMYGGGFAAIPAYLKDLFGTYQVGAIHGRILLAWSTAAVIGPVLVNYIRQSQIDSGVPAAQAYGVTMYIMAGLLIVGLLCNLAVRSVHEKHHETDIKTAAHSGNPDDETAVSDAYLLQEKVAAGGFSVWWRWTLVGVPLAYGVVMVFVKALDLFR
- a CDS encoding IS30 family transposase — protein: MSYTQLTQDERYHIQYLSRHCTIAEIAKQLNRHKSTISREIKRHCIQGQQYSAEKAQKQSRLTKQHRRKPYKLDSQLVQHIDTLIRRKLSPEQVCAYLHKHHGITLHHSTIYRYLRQDKSNGGTLWQHLRICSKPYRKRYGSTWTRGKVPDRVGIENRPAIVDRKTRIGDWEADTIVGKNQKSALLTLVERTTRYTIICKLKNLKAEDTARAAIRVLKAYKARVHTITMDNGKEFYQHTKIAKALKAKTYFCRPYHSWEKGLNENTNGLIRQYFPKQTDFRNISDREIRRVQDELNHRPRKTLGYETPSVLFLNLFQPLVP
- the hemB gene encoding porphobilinogen synthase, with amino-acid sequence MNFPPRYVSATRMRRMRKDDFSRRLMREHTLTADDLIYPVFVLEGSNQEEAVPSMPGVKRQSLDKLLFTAEEALKLGIPMLALFPVVTRNKTDLAEEAYNPEGLVPTIVRTLREKFPELGIMTDVALDPYTIHGQDGLTDENGYVLNDETIEVLVKQALCHADAGAQVVAPSDMMDGRILAIREALEDAGHIHTRIMAYSAKYASAFYGPFRDAVGSSGNLGKADKKTYQMDPANTDEALHEVALDIQEGADMVMVKPGLPYLDVVRRVKDEFGVPTYAYQVSGEYAMLQAAIQNGWLDGEKVILESLLSFKRAGADGILTYYALEAAKLLKK
- the trxB gene encoding thioredoxin-disulfide reductase, with protein sequence MSNHHKLIILGSGPAGYTAAVYAARANLKPVIITGVEQGGQLMTTTEVDNWPADAEGVQGPELMARFQAHAERFGTEMIFDQIHTVDLQNRPFTLKGDMGEYTCDALIVATGASAKYLGLPSEETFAGKGVSACATCDGFFYKQQDVAVIGGGNTAVEEALYLANIANTVTLIHRRDSFRAEKIMVDKLMQRVEEGKIILKLNSNLDEVLGDEGGVTGARLKHNDGTTEDIAVKGVFIAIGHKPNTDIFKGQLDMDETGYLKTKGGTGDNVGATNIEGVWAAGDVKDHTYRQAITSAASGCQAALDAERWLDRQGL
- a CDS encoding IS5 family transposase (programmed frameshift) is translated as MNRKTYPSDISREQFAPLLPLLESARKRTAPRQVDLYDVFCAILYLQRTGCSWHALPGDFPKWRTVHSYFQRWTEPRESGISILEEALKNQVVAERRKQGRHEATTFLIIDAQSVKNTDTAMEKGYDAGKKVSGIKRHIAVDTQGLPHALAVTTADVTDRKGCLVALERGRDNLGAIQKILADGGYTGKAFASSVQELIGAEVEIAKRNEFHRFAVLPKRWVVERSFSWLEKNRRLWKNCERKLSTSLQMVALAFLGVLLRRL
- a CDS encoding SDR family oxidoreductase; this translates as MPTLQNKTILVTGASQGLGEQVAKAYAEAGATVILVARHQKKLEKVYDAIVEAGCPEPFAICFDLIGAEEKEFEQFAATIGEAIQGKLDGIVHCASYFYALSPLDFQTVAEWVNQYRINTVAPMGLTRALLPLLKQSPDASVIFVGESHGETPKAYWGGFGASKAALNYLCKVAADEWERFENLRANVLVPGPINSPQRIKSHPGESKSERKNYEDVLPQFVWWASEESRGRSGEIVYL
- the hpnE gene encoding hydroxysqualene dehydroxylase HpnE, which encodes MNTPHLRPKIAVVGAGWAGLSAAVSLARRVDVTVFEAGRQAGGRARTLAGNTDGFSFLDNGQHILLGAYRGVLTLMEHIGTDPETAFCRLPLQWHMYEGLQFQSTNFLSPLHILTGILRAKNVSFSLKIRLLSDMAALQRYARGKRADLAVAQWLRQRNVPRRLVAEFWQPLVWGALNTPLEHASLRVLCNVLSDGVWADKSGSDYLLPKRDLGAIIAEPALAKLKQYGADIRLETRVGRLKNLPDGRVVVNDEVFDAVIVAVAPYHAVHLFPEDTPDYIQTTYQNLRYHSITTVYLRYAVPVHLPAPLTGFADGTAQWLVYRGALGLPTNEVAAVISVSDHVGAFKSQEWAEKVHADVKRICPYLDEPEAVRVITEKRATTACTPDSATPDFAWLHQRRIYPAGDYLHPRYPATLEAAVQSGLTAAEMCLADFGLI